The Mauremys mutica isolate MM-2020 ecotype Southern chromosome 1, ASM2049712v1, whole genome shotgun sequence genome has a segment encoding these proteins:
- the TCF20 gene encoding transcription factor 20 isoform X3 yields the protein MQSFREQSSYHGNQQSYPQEVHGSSRLEEFSPRQQAQMFQSFGGGAGSGRRGATAASAAMAGESSGHQSYQGFRKEAGEFYYMASNKDAVAAGGQQPPQRRPSGPVQSYGPPQGSNFGSQYGSEGHVGQFQTQHSALGGVSHYQQDYTGPFSPGSAQYQQQASSQQQQVQQLRQQLYQSHQPLPQASSQPASSASHLQPMQRPSALPSSASGYQLRVGQFSQHYQPPASSSSSFPSPQRFGQSGQNYDGSYSVNSGSQYESHAVGSNSQGYGTQSNYSFQTQPIKSFEQSKMPQGGQQGQQQQHPSQHVMQYSNAATKLSLQSQVGQYSQAEVPVRSPMQFHQNFSPISNPSPAASVVQSPSCSSTPSPLMPSGENLQCGQGNMSIGSRNRILQMMPQLSPTPSMMPSPNAHGGGFKGFGLEGLQEKRLTDPGLSSLSALSSQVANLPNTVQHMLLSDALAPQKKSSKRSSSSKKADSGTNSEGSSQAEEQLKSPMAESLDGGCSSSSEDHGERVRQLSGQSTSSDTTYNRGNLERSNSSPAQGSQNEPAKLSSSPTVREDVGSPGEKEVLIAVEATPKVNEKTVGVIVSREAMTGRVEKSGGQDKSSQDDAPPATQAPPGASGIKETGQVLPQSEPQGGSKGSKSGDNNTNHNGEGNSQPGHAIVGSTFPGRTESSKSPGSLRYSYKDNLGAGMQRNIGGFPQYPSSQEKGDFPGHSERKGRNEKFPSLLQEVLQGYHHHPDRRYARNAQEHPGMAGSLEGAMRPNILISQANELTNRSLLNKSIGSLLESPHWGPWDRKSSGTAPEIKQINLADYPIPRKFEIESQSSAHEGGALSERRSVICDISPLRQLVRDPGPHPMGHIGAEARSGRSERLTPGLGQSVILPGGLVSMETKLKSHSGQIKEEDFEQAKTSVNLNSKKSGDHCHPANVKHESFRGNANPGAAAPDSTPDYISQQDSRSTQLRRAPGRMGSSREGMRGKSPSQYQDLADKLKMSPGRSRGPGTDLHHMNPHMTLSERVSRGSLHSPFPQNSEGSSLASAYHTNTRSHAFGDPNQSLNSQYHYKRQIYHQQQEEYKDWSSSSAQVVIAAAQHRQEGARKSPRQQQFLERVRSPLKNDKEAMMYIQASSYHDTGSQEAGRCLIGSDGTQNKCTELKHGGQKMQQQESGWDLSRQISPAKNSGPLGATNQKRFCSQDSDGHRREESADLPKPSSAMLRLPSQEDQSPQNPLIMRRRVRSFISPIPSKRQSQDMKNSGTEDKGRLFPPSKEGADKAFNSYAHSSLSQDAGKPLPKGDSSKDLQSPDNRNCPAVSLTSPAKTKILPPRKGRGLKLEAIVQKITSPNIRRSVSSNSAETGADAVTLDDILSLKCGPPEGGSLSHGPETEKRKGETVSDPVGQVSQELTSETSLPRSSEEWHSSGDDKVKKETPEVASVSKEVSGASVATPPSQKSGSQGRSDGSLSGAGTLMFSDSKTVSPSSMLISEPNPKSEEKDGDVTNISPKPDGFPPKGYFPSGKKKGRPIGSVNKQKKQQQPPPPPPPPPPPPVPLPPQPSEGTRGGEPKPKRQRRERRKPAAQPRKRKTRRATPIVEPQEPEIKLKYATQSLDKTDTKNKSFFPYIHVVNKCEIGAVCTIINAEEEEQNKLVRGRKGQRSLTPPPSNTESKVLPTSTFMLQGPVITESSVLGHLVCCLCGKWASYRNMGDLFGPFYPQDYAATLPKNPPPKRASEMQSKVKVRHKSASNGSKTDTEEEEEQQQQKEQRSLAAHPRFKRRHRSEDCGGASRSLSRGAACKKATTEGGSGSEKTPLDLKAPMPTSEGGPELELQIPELPLDSNEFWVHEGCILWANGIYLVCGRLYGLQEAVEIAREMKCSHCQEPGATLGCYNKGCSFRYHYPCAIDADCLLNEENFSVRCPKHKVRLLR from the coding sequence ATGCAGTCCTTTCGGGAGCAAAGCAGTTACCACGGAAACCAGCAGAGCTACCCACAGGAAGTGCACGGGTCATCCCGGCTAGAAGAATTTAGCCCCCGCCAGCAGGCCCAGATGTTCCAGAGCTTTGGAGGAGGTGCTGGCAGTGGGCGCCGGGGAGCAACAGCAGCATCTGCAGCAATGGCTGGTGAGAGCTCTGGGCACCAGAGCTACCAAGGTTTTAGAAAAGAAGCAGGAGAGTTTTACTACATGGCCTCCAACAAGGATGCAGTGGCAGCAGGCGGGCAGCAGCCACCTCAGCGCAGGCCGTCTGGACCAGTGCAGAGCTACGGGCCACCCCAAGGAAGCAACTTTGGGAGCCAGTACGGGAGCGAGGGACATGTGGGCCAGTTCCAAACACAGCATTCAGCCCTTGGGGGTGTATCTCACTATCAGCAGGATTATACAGGTCCTTTCTCTCCAGGGAGTGCCCAGTATCAGCAGCAggcttccagccagcagcagcaggtgcaACAGCTGAGACAACAGCTCTATCAATCCCATCAGCCTTTACCACAGGCATCCAGCCAGCCTGCATCTAGTGCCTCCCACTTGCAGCCAATGCAGCGTCcatctgccctgccttcctctgctTCTGGGTACCAGTTACGAGTGGGTCAATTCAGCCAGCACTATCAACCCCctgcttcttcctcttcctctttcccttccccacagcgTTTTGGGCAGTCTGGGCAGAACTATGATGGCAGTTACAGTGTGAATTCTGGTTCACAGTATGAAAGCCATGCTGTAGGTTCTAATTCACAGGGATATGGGACTCAATCTAATTACAGCTTTCAGACTCAGCCAATAAAAAGTTTTGAGCAGTCTAAGATGCCCCAgggtgggcagcaggggcagcagcaacagcaccCCTCACAACATGTAATGCAGTACTCAAATGCTGCCACCAAGCTATCTCTTCAAAGTCAAGTGGGACAGTACAGCCAAGCTGAAGTCCCTGTGAGATCACCCATGCAGTTCCATCAGAACTTCAGTCCTATATCCAACCCATCTCCAGCTGCCTCGGTGGTCCAGTCTCCAAGCTGCAGCTCTACCCCATCACCCCTCATGCCAAGTGGGGAAAACCTCCAGTGTGGGCAAGGCAATATGTCGATAGGCTCTAGAAATCGAATTTTACAGATGATGCCTCAGCTTAGCCCAACACCATCCATGATGCCGAGCCCCAATGCTCATGGTGGAGGATTCAAAGGATTTGGGCTGGAAGGACTTCAGGAGAAGAGACTTACAGATCCAGGGCTGAGCAGCCTAAGTGCTTTAAGCTCTCAAGTGGCCAATCTTCCTAACACAGTCCAGCACATGTTACTTTCAGATGCCTTGGCACCTCAGAAAAAAAGTTCCAAAAGGTCATCGTCGTCTAAAAAAGCTGACAGTGGCACCAACTCAGAAGGCTCCTCCCAGGCAGAGGAGCAGCTTAAGTCTCCCATGGCAGAGTCCCTCGATGGCGGCTGCTCTAGCAGTTCAGAGGACCATGGAGAGAGAGTCAGACAGCTGAGTGGCCAGAGCACTAGTTCTGACACTACCTACAATCGGGGTAACTTAGAGAGATCCAACTCGTCACCAGCACAAGGCTCTCAGAATGAGCCAGCCAAACTCAGTTCCAGCCCTACAGTTAGGGAAGATGTAGGTTCCCCAGGTGAAAAGGAAGTCCTGATAGCAGTGGAGGCCACCCCAAAGGTGAACGAAAAGACAGTTGGGGTGATAGTCTCTCGGGAGGCCATGACAGGCCGAGTAGAAAAATCAGGCGGGCAGGATAAATCCTCACAAGATGATGCTCCTCCAGCTACCCAAGCACCTCCTGGTGCCAGTGGAATAAAAGAAACTGGGCAGGTGTTACCACAGTCAGAGCCTCAAGGAGGGAGCAAAGGGAGTAAGAGTGGGGATAACAATACTAACCACAATGGAGAGGGAAACAGCCAGCCTGGCCATGCAATCGTTGGCTCAACTTTTCCTGGCAGAACAGAATCTTCCAAATCGCCTGGCAGTTTGAGGTACAGCTATAAGGACAACCTTGGGGCTGGCATGCAGAGAAATATTGGTGGCTTTCCTCAGTATCCTTCAAGTCAAGAAAAAGGGGATTTTCCAGGGCATAGTGAGCGAAAGGGCAGGAATGAGAAGTTTCCCAGTCTTCTGCAGGAAGTCTTGCAGGGTTATCACCACCACCCAGACAGAAGATATGCTAGGAAtgcacaagagcatccaggcatgGCTGGAAGCCTGGAAGGAGCCATGAGACCCAACATTCTAATTAGTCAAGCCAATGAATTAACCAATAGGAGTCTCCTAAATAAAAGCATAGGGTCTCTCCTGGAAAGTCCTCACTGGGGCCCCTGGGATAGGAAATCAAGTGGCACTGCTCCTGAGATAAAACAGATCAATCTGGCTGACTATCCTATCCCTAGAAAGTTTGAGATAGAGTCACAGTCTTCAGCCCATGAAGGGGGAGCACTCTCAGAGAGAAGATCAGTAATCTGTGACATATCTCCATTAAGGCAGCTTGTCAGAGATCCTGGGCCTCACCCAATGGGTCACATAGGTGCTGAGGCCAGAAGTGGGAGGAGTGAACGTCTCACTCCTGGTTTAGGCCAGTCAGTCATCCTCCCTGGTGGCCTGGTGTCCATGGAAACAAAGTTGAAGTCTCATAGTGGGCAAATAAAAGAGGAAGATTTTGAACAGGCCAAGACCTCAGTCAATCTCAACAGTAAAAAATCAGGAGACCATTGTCATCCTGCCAATGTTAAGCATGAGTCTTTCCGAGGCAATGCCAACCCTGGAGCTGCAGCCCCTGATTCTActccagactacatctcccagcaggACAGCAGATCAACACAACTAAGACGAGCACCTGGAAGAATGGGAAGCAGCAGAGAGGGCATGAGGGGTAAATCACCTTCTCAATATCAGGATCTGGCTGACAAACTGAAGATGTCaccaggcaggagcagaggcccAGGAACGGACCTCCACCACATGAATCCACACATGACACTGTCTGAGAGGGTCAGCAGGGGTTCTTTgcattctcccttcccccagaaCTCTGAAGGCTCATCTTTGGCTTCAGCATATCACACAAACACTAGGTCTCATGCTTTTGGTGACCCTAACCAAAGTTTGAATTCCCAGTATCATTACAAAAGGCAGATATACCACCAGCAGCAAGAAGAATACAAAGATTGGAGCAGCAGTTCTGCACAGGTTGTGATTGCTGCAGCTCAGCACAGGCAGGAAGGAGCAAGGAAGAGTCCAAGACAACAGCAGTTCCTTGAGAGAGTAAGGAGTCCCTTGAAAAATGACAAGGAAGCCATGATGTATATCCAGGCTAGCTCTTACCATGATACTGGAAGCCAAGAAGCTGGGCGCTGTCTCATAGGGAGTGATGGTACACAAAACAAATGCACCGAATTAAAACATGGTGGCCAGAAGATGCAGCAACAGGAATCTGGTTGGGATCTCTCCCGGCAGATCTCTCCTGCCAAGAACAGTGGGCCTCTAGGAGCAACCAATCAAAAAAGGTTTTGCTCTCAAGATAGTGATGGGCATAGGCGGGAGGAATCTGCGGATTTGCCCAAACCTAGTAGTGCAATGTTGAGGCTCCCTAGCCAGGAAGACCAGTCTCCTCAAAACCCCTTAATTATGAGAAGGAGGGTCCGTTCTTTCATTTCTCCTATTCCCAGCAAAAGACAGTCGCAAGATATGAAGAACAGTGGCACAGAAGATAAAGGGCGACTGTTTCCCCCCTCAAAGGAAGGAGCTGACAAAGCATTCAACTCCTATGCACACTCATCTCTAAGCCAAGATGCTGGCAAGCCACTCCCAAAGGGAGACTCCTCCAAGGATCTCCAAAGTCCTGACAACAGGAATTGCCCTGCTGTTTCCCTCACAAGCCCAGCTAAGACCAAAATATTGCCCCCACGGAAGGGGCGGGGATTGAAACTGGAAGCTATTGTTCAAAAGATTACATCCCCCAACATCAGGAGAAGTGTTTCCTCCAACAGTGCTGAAACTGGCGCAGATGCAGTCACCCTTGACGATATCCTGTCCCTCAAATGTGGACCACCTGAAGGTGGGAGTTTAAGTCATGGACCAgagacagaaaaaagaaaaggggagACTGTGTCAGATCCAGTGGGGCAAGTGAGCCAGGAATTGACTAGTGAAACATCTCTGCCAAGATCTTCAGAAGAGTGGCACAGTAGTGGGGATGACAAAGTCAAGAAGGAGACACCTGAAGTTGCTAGTGTCAGTAAAGAGGTGTCTGGGGCCAGTGTTGCCACACCACCGTCGCAGAAGTCTGGTAGTCAAGGACGATCAGATGGATCCTTAAGTGGAGCTGGAACTCTGATGTTTTCTGACTCAAAAACAGTTTCTCCTTCCAGTATGTTGATTTCTGAACCAAACCCAAAGTCTGAAGAAAAAGATGGAGATGTGACAAATATTTCACCTAAGCCAGATGGCTTCCCTCCAAAGGGATACTTCCCCTCTGGAAAGAAAAAGGGGAGGCCTATTGGTAGTGTAAACAAgcagaagaagcagcagcagccaccaccaccaccaccacctcctcctcctccaccagtgccACTACCACCACAGCCATCAGAAGGAACAAGAGGTGGAGAACCAAAACCTAAGAGacaaaggagggagaggaggaaaccTGCAGCACAACCACGAAAGCGGAAAACTAGACGGGCCACTCCAATTGTGGAACCTCAAGAACCAGAGATCAAGCTGAAATATGCCACCCAGTCGCTGGATAAAACTGACACCAAGAACAAGTCCTTTTTCCCGTACATTCATGTGGTAAACAAATGTGAGATAGGTGCTGTGTGCACAATCATCAATGCAGAGGAAGAAGAGCAGAACAAGTTGGTGAGGGGCCGAAAGGGACAAAGGTCACTGACACCCCCTCCTAGCAACACTGAGAGCAAAGTTCTGCCCACCTCAACTTTCATGCTGCAGGGCCCGGTGATAACTGAGTCTTCTGTCTTGGGGCATCTGGTTTGCTGCCTGTGTGGAAAGTGGGCCAGTTACCGCAACATGGGAGACCTCTTTGGGCCTTTCTATCCCCAGGATTATGCAGCTACTCTGCCCAAAAACCCACCTCCCAAGAGGGCCTCAGAAATGCAAAGCAAGGTCAAGGTACGACACAAAAGTGCTTCTAATGGCTCCAAGACCGAtacagaagaggaagaagaacaGCAACAACAGAAAGAACAGAGAAGCCTGGCTGCCCACCCCCGCTTTAAGAGGCGGCATCGCTCTGAGGATTGTGGTGGGGCCTCTCGGTCACTTTCAAGGGGAGCTGCTTGTAAGAAAGCAACCACTGAGGGTGGCAGTGGCAGTGAAAAGACTCCCTTGGACTTAAAAGCCCCCATGCCCACTTCAGAAGGTGGCCCTGAGCTGGAGTTACAAATTCCTGAACTACCTCTTGACAGCAATGAATTTTGGGTCCACGAGGGTTGTATTCTCTGGGCCAATGGAATCTACCTGGTGTGTGGCAGGCTCTATGGGCTGCAGGAAGCTGTGGAAATAGCAAGAGAGATG